The DNA window CTCATGGAAGCGGAGTTGGACTTGTGCATCGACTACGCCAAAACCCGCAAACAGTTCGGAAAGCCGGTGGGAAAATTCCAGTTGGTGCAGGCCATGCTGGCGGAAATGAAAATGGACTTGGAAGCCAGCCGCTATCTCGCCCTTTCCCTGGCTTGGAAAAAGGACCAGGGCATATACAACCCCATAGATGCAGCAATCGCCAAGACCTTCCCGTGTCCACTAACGGCGCCATGATGGCCCAAGGACACACAGGCGCAGGAGGAGGGATTGCCATCCTTGTGGAGGCCGCCCGCCAGGTAATGGGCAAGGCGGGAGAAAGACAAGTTAAAAACGCGGACATTGTGGTGGAAACCGCTTCCGGCGGAGTAGGCATGGATTTTCACGCAGGCGTTCTTGGAAGGGAGGTTTGATCATGGCCGAATACACAAAACCGTTGCCGCTGCTTACCAGCCTCAGCAAGACATTTTATGAAGGCTGTAAAGAAAATAAACTCTTGTATCAGCATTGCAAAGACTGTGGAGAAGTGATTTTCTATCCCAAAATCGTTTGTCCCGCTTGCATGGGAACAAACCTGGACTGGAAGGAGTCCGCCGGAAAAGGGAAGATTTTTTCCTTTACCGTCGCCTACGACTTTGCTCCGCCCGAGTTTGCGTCCAGCACGCCCTATGCCCTGGCTGTCGTCAACCTGGACGAAGGCTTTTCCATGTTAACCAATATCGTGGATTGCGACTTGGAAAAACTGCAGTGCGACATGCCGGTGGAAGTCCTCTTTGACCCGGTGACGCCGGAGATCACCCTGCCCAAATTCAGACCTGTTCCGGAATAACAATCAGCCCGCCGGCGCGAAAAATGTTTCGCGCCGGTTTTCATAAAAGGCAAAAATTGCGTTTATTGTTCCCCGGGCTCGTCCAAAACCTGGCGGATGGCGGCGGCCATGGCTTGGGTGCGCAGGGGTTTGGCAAGGAGTTGGCACGCTCCCAATTCCAGCGCACGGGCCTTGCTCATGGAATGGTCGTTGCCCGTGAACAGGATGCACGGAAAATCCGGTCTGATTTCTTTGATTTTTTTCAGCAAGACGTCCCCGGTCATTTCCGGCATGGCTACGTCCAGGATGGCCAGGTCGAATCCATCGGGATCGGCGGTAAATGATTCAAGGGCGGCGGCGCTGCTGGTGTAGGCGTCAATCCGGTATCCCAACCGTCCCAGAGCCCTTTCCAGCAGCATGGTTATGGAGTCTTCGTCGTCGACCAGCAGGATTTTTTCCTCGCCGCCGGCCGCCTTGACTTTTTCCCTTGGCTCTTCGGAAAGGCCCTCCATGTGCAATACGGGAAAATACAGGGCGAAAGTGCTGCCGTATCCGGGAAGGGTTTCCACGCAAACCTCTCCCTTATGCTGAGTCATGATGGTGTGCACCATGGCCAAGCCCATGCCGGTTCCCTGCCCCTTGGGCTTTGTGGTGAAATAGGGCTCAAAAATCCTGGACGCCACGTGAGGCTCCATGCCGCCTCCGGTATCCTGGATCTCCAGTTTGGCGTATTCTCTGAGCGTAGCGGAAGGCAAAGAAGCCATGTCGCCGGGAATGCGGGATTCCGTTTTCAAGGAAACCTTGAGCAAGCCCCCGCTTTCCTTCATGGCCTGATAAGCGTTGGTGCACAAATTCATCACCACTTGATGAACCTGGGTCGGATTACCCATTATCAGACAGGGCGCCGCCTCAAATTCCTCCTGAATCCGGATGGCCGCCGGAAGGCTTGCACGAATCAGAGCCAGGACTTCTTTGACGACATTGCTCAGATTAATGGGCTTTTGCTCCTCCTTCTCGGATCGGCTGAAGCTGAGAATCTGAGAGACCAGGCTCTTGGCCCGGCCTGTGGCCCGGACGATCTCCCGGACGCATTCGCTTGCCGGATTTTCGAAAGGGATGTCCTCCAAAGCCAACTCCGCATACCCCATCAATGGATGAAGTATATTATTGAAATCATGTGCTATCCCCCCTGCAAGAACGCCTATGGCCTCCATCTTCTGCGCATGGCTAAGTCGTTCCTCCATACGCAGAGAATGGGTAATATCCTGGGCGATGGCCAACAGGGCCACGTGCTTGCCGGAGTCGTCCTTGATAATGGAGGTGCTCATGCGGGTGGGAAATTCAACGCCGTCTTTTCTGAGATGAGTCACCTGGACGTCATTGGCGCCGTCGTATGCAGGGTCCGTCAGATAAAAACGGATCTGCGATTCATACTGGGCGGGCGAATGAAATATGCTGAGGTTTTTGCCGGTCAGTTCCTGAGCGGTTTCATAACCGTGCATGTCCGCCCAGGCCTGATTGACGAAAATGACCTCGCCGTTCAAAGTAAAGATGCCGATTCCATCAAAACTCTGTTCCAGGGCCATTGCTTGAGAGCGCAAGGTTTCCTGCGCCCGCCACTCGGTCGTCACGTCCCTGACAATGACCACCGCCCCCACGGGCTGGCCGTCCTTATAGACAAAGCGGTTGTTCAGCAGGCATCGCAATTCCTCGCCGCTTCGCATGCGGATGGTATACTGCACTTCGGTGGAAATATCTTTTCCGGATAAAAAATCCTCCATTCGTTGCTGATACAGTTCCTTGCTTTCAGGAGTCAGCAGGTCCCATGGTTTAAGATTTAAAAACTCCTCCCTGGTATATCCCAAATAAGCGCACATGACGTCATTCACATTGGAGATTCCGCCTGTTCTGAAGTCGATTTCATAGATCCCGGCGGGAATCATATCAAACACATGGTCCAGCCTTCCCTCCAAATCGGCGGCAGTCTCCTGCGCTTCTTGGCGGAGCTTCTTCTCCTCCTCCAGTTGCTTGAGGATTTCCTGATATGATTCTCTGGTTGAATGGGTTTCCACTATATTACCTCATAATAACTGATCGTTATAGCACTTCATATCATCTTTTAACGGGAAGGCAAAGCAACCATTTCAGCTTTCCGTCTGTTTTTAAATACCATCTTGGTTCAAGCTGCGTTCTGCAAGGCTGGAGGCATGGCTTTTGATTGAGGAGAATCTCTTTGTGAAAGGCCTGATTAAGATGCAATATAAGTACTGATATTTCAGATAAAATATTGACCTAAAAAACATTAAAACCGCGGCCGGTTAGCCCGACCGCGGTATATTCAACCCTATAATGGGACGCCGTTTTAATTACTATGCTGGATCAGGCGTCTCTTATCAATCAGATCATACCCAGCGCAGGCAGGTCTTTCCGCGCCTCCAGCATTTTTCTTTCCTGGCCCTTGAGCGCCTTTCTGGAAACGGGTTGGCCGGAGAAGTTTCCCCCCACCAGAACCATCAGTTCCTCAACGATTTGTTTCATCTGCTCGGCCTGGGCGTTTAATTCTTCGGCTGCGCTGGCGGATTCCTCGGAATTAGCAGCCGTACTCTGCGTAACCTTGTCCATTTCAGACACGGCCTTGCGTATTTGCTCATAGCCCTGTGTCTGCTCATTGGAGGCGGCGGCGATCTCCCCCACGATCTCCCCGACCTTGACGGTGGTTTCGGCCACTTCGCCAAAGGCCTCGGTTGTGGAGTCAAGCAATTGGGCGCCGTCTTCCACGCGTTTGACCGTGCCTTGGATCAGTTCCGTTGTGTTTTTAGCGGCCTCGGCGGCCCTGACAGCCAGATTGCGCACTTCATCCGCGACGACCGCAAATCCGGCCCCCGCCTCCCCCGCCCTGGCCGCTTCCACGGCGGCGTTCAAAGCCAGCAAATTCGTCTGAAAGGCTATTTCGTCAATCGTTTTGATAATCTTTGAGGTCTCGGCGCTGGCGTTGGAAATCCCTTCCATGGCGCCGGTGAGCTCTTCCATGGTCTGGCTGGCCTTCTCCACCACGCTCTTGGTTTTTTGCATGAGCACATCGGCTTGATTGGCGTTTTCCGAGTTGCGTAAGGTCATGGATGCCATTTCCTCCATGGAGGAGGAGGTTTCCTCCAGGGACGCAGCCTGCTCGGAGGCGCCTTCGGCCAAAGACTGGCTGGAGCCGGCCACCTGATTGGAAGCCGAAGCCACCTGATCGGCGCCTTCACCCAAATTTTGGCTGATTCTTGTAAGCACATTGACAATGCCCCGGGCAATGACTATCGCCAGAAAAAGTCCGGCAATGATCGCAGCAAGCCCTACGATGCTGACGTTTCTTTTCGTGCCCTTGGCTGCGTCCAGCATGACCACGTCCGTCATGATGTTCTTTTTCGCCTCTTGCCGGATTTCTCCCAGCAGTTCTTGAACCGTCCTCAGGCTGGGCATGGTCTGGGAAGCGTATATTTGGTTGGCCTCCCGCTGTCCTTCCAACAGCGCCGCCGCCTCATGATGCAAGGCTTCCATGGCCGCCTCGGTTTTTTCCAGGGCGGGCAGGGTATGTTTACGATACGCATCCAAAGCCTTGTTTCGCCCTTCCATCAGCTTGGCTTCCGCATCAATGGCTTGGTTAAAATATTCTCCCACCTCCTCCAAGGCCGGCAAAGTCACCATGGTGTAGACGTCCCTGGCGGAAAAGGCGTCTCCGGCTTTCAAAGAAGCATCGATGTCTATGGCTGATCTGTGTAAAGCGTCATGGGGCGCCTTGCAAGCCTCCAAAGCCTGTTTTAAGGCCGGAGACGAGGCCATATACACCTGGGCTTCCCTGGACTGCAAAAACTTGCCAAAGGCGCATTTGGCGGGATCGGTCTCCACATCCAATGAGGTTTTCCGCTCCAGAATGGCCTGGGCCACTGCTGCGGCCCAGCGCCTGTGGTCGTCCAGCCTTTGCTGCAACATGACCATCAGCCCGGGATGGATTTGCCGGTACTCTGTTTGAATCTGTTTGGCGGATTCATGAAGCTGCCTGTGAGGCTCCTCCAATGCCTTAAGAAGCGGCCCCAAGGAGGGGTTTCTTTCCACGGCCTTTTTAGCTTCCTCCCCGAAAAGCCACTTACCCAGGGCGCACTGGTGGTCGTCGGTGATCACATCCAGCTTTGCATGATTTTCCAGGAATAAATCATCAATCGTTTCCATCCATTTAAGATGATCTATCTGGCGAGCCTGCAAATAGGCGGGCAAATTCGCGTCCGCAGGCTGAAACGCCTTGCCAATGGAGATGGCTGACTCGTGCAGCCTGGCATGAGGTTCTTCAATCCGCTTGATAATAGGCGCCAGGGACGGAACCAGAGCTTCGGCATTCTTACGCCCTTCCCCATAAAGCCATTTGCCGAAACCGCATTGACGGGGGTCGGTCTCCACATGCAGTTCCGTAATATTTTCGTCCGTAAGCAGCGCGTTGACGGATCCGGCCCAGTTAAGGTGATCCACCTCGCGTTGGGCCAAAACGCCGTCCAGCTTGTTGCCGTCTATGACCATGCCGGCGTTGTGCACTATACCGCCCACCCCGGTGAAGCTCAGCAGCCCTACGGCCGTAAGCAAAACCAAAACCACGGCAAAGCCGAACGCAATCCGTTTGCCCACAGTCATTCGTTGCCGGAAGGAATTACTCTCCATTTTAGGCTCCAATCATCATTAGTTTTTTCGACCATCCTGCATCCAGATTCAAAAGTTGCATTGTCAAATATTTGGCGTCACAACGCCTTATAAACATAGTAAAATCTATGCCCGGCCCCATTGGCCGTTTGGCCGCGTCTTCCCGCAATAACCTGAAAAGCCAGACACGATTTCACAAAATTGCCCCTTGGCCTAAAATCAAAATTTCCAGTGAAAGCTGTATTAGCAATATTCAGGCCAATTTTTAAAATACCACTCAAGCCTGCTGATCTATCAATACTTAATAGAAATAAGGCGGTTACAAAGGCAACGTACCCAAAACCGCGCCAACATCCTGTCGAATCCGCCAAAATAGTGACCTGTCCAATTCCAAGATTGACTTTCAACGGCCATGGACCTAAAACTAATCCAATACTCACCTGGAGGGGGGATTCAGGAAACCAATGGCAGACGCAGTATTGATTTATCCGTACATAGGGGACATGGATGTGGTGCGCGACAAACCCCATCTTCCCCTGGGGCTGATCCAAACAGCCTCTCTGGCGGCAAAACATTATTCATTTTCCATCATTGATCTCCGGATAGAATCGGACTGGCAGGCCAAATTAAAAAGGGCGCTGGCGGCGGCACCCTTGTTCGCGGGCCTGTCGGTCATGAGCGGGCAGCCGGTGGCAAGGGCTTGGGCGGTATCGCGTTTTATCAAGGAAAACAGCGATATTCCCGTCCTATGGGGAGGCAATCACCCCAGTTTAAGCCCTCAGGAAACCCTCCAGGACCCCAACATCGACATGGCGGTGATAGGAGACGGCGAGGAAACCCTTTTGGAAGCCATGGACAAATTGTCCGCGGGAAAATCCCTGAAAGGCGTCCGGGGGGTGTGGTTCAAACAGGACGGAAAAATTATACAAAACGAACTGCGTCCGCCCGTGGACCTGGACTCCCTGCCCTTGCCCCCTTACCACTTGGTGAACGTGGAAGACTACGTGCAGGTCTATCGGGGCAAGCGCATGATCAACCTGGAAAGCTCCAGGGGGTGCGCGCATCACTGCAGGTATTGCTATCACACAGGCCAGTCGGGCAATCATCGCTTCCGCGCCATGAACGCGGAAAAAACCCTGGAACGCATGTTCTGGGCCCGGGATTCCATGAATCTGGACGGCGTGTACCTGGTTGACGACAATTTTTTCCTGAATAGAAATCGAAGCGCCGCCGTGGTCGCCGCCCTGAAAAACCAGTCCCGCCAGTTTTATTGGCAGATCCAGGGCGTGGACGTGCCCAGCATGCTGCAGTTCGACCAGGCGGGCTTACAGGATCTGGAAAAAAGCGGGCTCCAGAGGGTTTCCGTGGGAGCGGAGTCAGGCAGCCCCAAAATTCTCAACTATGTCAACAAGCCCCATACCGTGCCCATGTTGCTTAAGGCCAATAAGTTATGGAGCGGGTTTAGCATCTATATTTTTTACTCCTGGCTTTCCGGGCTGCCCGGAGAAACCCTGGCAGACCTGAAAAAAACGGTCAAGGTGATGTTTCGCATCATGGAGGACAACCCCAACGCCAGGCTGTCCCCCATATACAACTTTCTGCCTTTTCCCGGCACCTCCATGTGGGATGAGGTCATAGACAACTATGGATTCCAGCCGCCTGAAAGCCTGCAGGAATGGGGAAATTACGACTGGAGCCACGTTAACGTGGCTTACCTTGACCCGGCTTTAAAACGCACGTTGGACAACCTGTATTTTCCAAGCCTGTGCCTGGATCGCAAATTTGAGGACTTTCCCGCCCCCTGGTGGCTTCGCCTGGGAGTCAAGCTATACAGGCCCGTGGCCAAAGCCAGAATGAAAACCCTGTTCGCCGGTTTCCCGGCGGAAAGGGCCGCCGCCTCCATTGCGGAAAAAATCCTGGTTGCAGGCGCCCGGATGAAAACTCCCTGGACCCTCTAATTTGACGCCATGAATATGAGCCAGAAACCGCATCTTTTACTCGTCAAGGTTCCCAGTTACAGCGACGTCATAGCGCCGCCCCTTGGGCTGGGCTATTTGGCGGCCGCCGTGCGCGACTCAGCCCGTGTAAGCCTGCTGGACGGCGTGCGGCTGGGCCTGACGCCTAAAAAGCTGTACAGCATAGCCAAGTCCCTCAAC is part of the Desulfatibacillum aliphaticivorans DSM 15576 genome and encodes:
- a CDS encoding Zn-ribbon domain-containing OB-fold protein; the encoded protein is MAEYTKPLPLLTSLSKTFYEGCKENKLLYQHCKDCGEVIFYPKIVCPACMGTNLDWKESAGKGKIFSFTVAYDFAPPEFASSTPYALAVVNLDEGFSMLTNIVDCDLEKLQCDMPVEVLFDPVTPEITLPKFRPVPE
- a CDS encoding thiolase C-terminal domain-containing protein; amino-acid sequence: MSTNGAMMAQGHTGAGGGIAILVEAARQVMGKAGERQVKNADIVVETASGGVGMDFHAGVLGREV
- a CDS encoding PAS domain-containing hybrid sensor histidine kinase/response regulator is translated as METHSTRESYQEILKQLEEEKKLRQEAQETAADLEGRLDHVFDMIPAGIYEIDFRTGGISNVNDVMCAYLGYTREEFLNLKPWDLLTPESKELYQQRMEDFLSGKDISTEVQYTIRMRSGEELRCLLNNRFVYKDGQPVGAVVIVRDVTTEWRAQETLRSQAMALEQSFDGIGIFTLNGEVIFVNQAWADMHGYETAQELTGKNLSIFHSPAQYESQIRFYLTDPAYDGANDVQVTHLRKDGVEFPTRMSTSIIKDDSGKHVALLAIAQDITHSLRMEERLSHAQKMEAIGVLAGGIAHDFNNILHPLMGYAELALEDIPFENPASECVREIVRATGRAKSLVSQILSFSRSEKEEQKPINLSNVVKEVLALIRASLPAAIRIQEEFEAAPCLIMGNPTQVHQVVMNLCTNAYQAMKESGGLLKVSLKTESRIPGDMASLPSATLREYAKLEIQDTGGGMEPHVASRIFEPYFTTKPKGQGTGMGLAMVHTIMTQHKGEVCVETLPGYGSTFALYFPVLHMEGLSEEPREKVKAAGGEEKILLVDDEDSITMLLERALGRLGYRIDAYTSSAAALESFTADPDGFDLAILDVAMPEMTGDVLLKKIKEIRPDFPCILFTGNDHSMSKARALELGACQLLAKPLRTQAMAAAIRQVLDEPGEQ
- a CDS encoding methyl-accepting chemotaxis protein, which translates into the protein MESNSFRQRMTVGKRIAFGFAVVLVLLTAVGLLSFTGVGGIVHNAGMVIDGNKLDGVLAQREVDHLNWAGSVNALLTDENITELHVETDPRQCGFGKWLYGEGRKNAEALVPSLAPIIKRIEEPHARLHESAISIGKAFQPADANLPAYLQARQIDHLKWMETIDDLFLENHAKLDVITDDHQCALGKWLFGEEAKKAVERNPSLGPLLKALEEPHRQLHESAKQIQTEYRQIHPGLMVMLQQRLDDHRRWAAAVAQAILERKTSLDVETDPAKCAFGKFLQSREAQVYMASSPALKQALEACKAPHDALHRSAIDIDASLKAGDAFSARDVYTMVTLPALEEVGEYFNQAIDAEAKLMEGRNKALDAYRKHTLPALEKTEAAMEALHHEAAALLEGQREANQIYASQTMPSLRTVQELLGEIRQEAKKNIMTDVVMLDAAKGTKRNVSIVGLAAIIAGLFLAIVIARGIVNVLTRISQNLGEGADQVASASNQVAGSSQSLAEGASEQAASLEETSSSMEEMASMTLRNSENANQADVLMQKTKSVVEKASQTMEELTGAMEGISNASAETSKIIKTIDEIAFQTNLLALNAAVEAARAGEAGAGFAVVADEVRNLAVRAAEAAKNTTELIQGTVKRVEDGAQLLDSTTEAFGEVAETTVKVGEIVGEIAAASNEQTQGYEQIRKAVSEMDKVTQSTAANSEESASAAEELNAQAEQMKQIVEELMVLVGGNFSGQPVSRKALKGQERKMLEARKDLPALGMI
- a CDS encoding B12-binding domain-containing radical SAM protein, which codes for MADAVLIYPYIGDMDVVRDKPHLPLGLIQTASLAAKHYSFSIIDLRIESDWQAKLKRALAAAPLFAGLSVMSGQPVARAWAVSRFIKENSDIPVLWGGNHPSLSPQETLQDPNIDMAVIGDGEETLLEAMDKLSAGKSLKGVRGVWFKQDGKIIQNELRPPVDLDSLPLPPYHLVNVEDYVQVYRGKRMINLESSRGCAHHCRYCYHTGQSGNHRFRAMNAEKTLERMFWARDSMNLDGVYLVDDNFFLNRNRSAAVVAALKNQSRQFYWQIQGVDVPSMLQFDQAGLQDLEKSGLQRVSVGAESGSPKILNYVNKPHTVPMLLKANKLWSGFSIYIFYSWLSGLPGETLADLKKTVKVMFRIMEDNPNARLSPIYNFLPFPGTSMWDEVIDNYGFQPPESLQEWGNYDWSHVNVAYLDPALKRTLDNLYFPSLCLDRKFEDFPAPWWLRLGVKLYRPVAKARMKTLFAGFPAERAAASIAEKILVAGARMKTPWTL